One genomic region from Natrarchaeobius halalkaliphilus encodes:
- a CDS encoding molybdopterin biosynthesis protein, whose amino-acid sequence MDRKEFRDLADPAEAHETIASLSLEAGIDRVSLEDARGRVLVSRLDAELDVPGFDRASLDGYALRARDTFGADEADPARLSVAGTVHAGQEPDVSLGEGQAAEISTGAVMPDGADAMVPIERIDAANGAAGDAAPGTILVRTSVAPGDNVMFAGADVAAGERALGPGARITPRDIGLLSALGIDEIPVRGRPRVGIVSTGDELVRPGEDVDSARGEIYDVNSYTIAAGVEDAGGEAALYPHAGDDREEMERVLRTAADECDLVLSSGSTSASAVDVIYRVIEDGGELLLHGVSVKPGKPMLVGRLSESAYVGLPGYPVSAMMVFRSFVAPAIRSAAGLPEPAAARVTGRMAREERYGEGRLRLMPVGLIQSGSDSATSSDDQPEGDTLVYPVDKGSGATTSLAQADGVVEVDPETDYLEAGESVTVQLFSPDVHPPALLGVGEDDPTMNRLLDRLENARYLSVGSRPALRRLRDGVPDVAVIAGPIERAIDAAELGGWGREWGLIVKPGNPDEIEGLSDLIERDIRFVNRTNDSGTRTSLDRLLAERSHDEGVARNDLEDAIDGYGVGLRAHESPARTVIASDADAGLGLAETADRLDLAFVPLGTHRVRLLANPDRLEKPEMRELEEMLAAEAFPPGTEFQRE is encoded by the coding sequence ATGGACCGCAAAGAGTTTCGCGACCTCGCTGATCCGGCGGAGGCACACGAGACCATCGCGTCGCTATCGCTCGAGGCCGGGATCGATCGCGTCTCGCTCGAGGACGCTCGCGGGCGAGTGCTCGTCTCGCGTCTCGACGCCGAACTCGACGTTCCCGGCTTCGACCGGGCTTCACTCGACGGCTACGCGCTTCGAGCGCGGGACACGTTCGGGGCCGACGAAGCCGATCCCGCCCGACTCTCCGTCGCCGGAACCGTCCACGCCGGACAGGAGCCGGACGTCTCGCTCGGGGAGGGACAGGCCGCAGAGATCTCGACGGGTGCGGTGATGCCCGACGGCGCCGACGCGATGGTGCCGATCGAGCGCATCGACGCTGCGAACGGAGCGGCGGGCGACGCCGCGCCGGGAACGATTCTGGTTCGAACGAGCGTCGCGCCCGGTGACAACGTCATGTTCGCGGGCGCTGACGTCGCCGCCGGCGAGCGCGCACTCGGTCCCGGCGCGCGGATCACGCCCCGCGATATCGGTCTGCTTTCGGCGCTCGGAATCGACGAAATTCCGGTCCGGGGTCGGCCGCGAGTCGGTATCGTCTCGACAGGCGACGAGCTCGTCCGACCGGGCGAGGACGTCGACAGCGCCCGCGGGGAGATCTACGACGTCAACAGCTACACGATCGCGGCTGGCGTCGAGGACGCGGGCGGCGAGGCGGCACTCTACCCGCACGCCGGTGACGACCGCGAGGAGATGGAACGCGTTCTCCGGACGGCCGCGGACGAGTGCGATCTTGTCCTCTCGTCCGGCTCGACCAGCGCGAGCGCGGTCGACGTGATCTACCGCGTGATCGAGGACGGGGGCGAGCTACTACTCCACGGCGTGAGCGTCAAACCCGGAAAACCCATGCTCGTCGGACGGCTCTCGGAATCGGCGTACGTCGGTCTCCCCGGCTACCCCGTCTCGGCCATGATGGTCTTTCGGAGCTTCGTCGCCCCGGCGATCCGCTCCGCCGCCGGATTGCCAGAGCCCGCGGCGGCCAGGGTCACCGGCCGGATGGCGCGCGAGGAACGCTACGGAGAGGGGCGACTTCGACTCATGCCGGTCGGACTTATTCAGAGTGGATCCGATTCAGCGACCTCGAGCGACGATCAGCCGGAGGGTGACACGCTCGTCTATCCCGTAGACAAGGGAAGCGGCGCGACGACGAGCCTCGCACAGGCCGACGGCGTCGTCGAAGTCGATCCGGAAACCGACTACCTCGAGGCGGGCGAATCCGTCACGGTACAGCTGTTCTCGCCGGACGTGCACCCGCCGGCGCTACTCGGCGTCGGCGAGGACGATCCGACCATGAACCGGCTGCTCGATCGCCTCGAGAACGCGCGGTATCTCTCGGTCGGTTCGCGGCCCGCGCTTCGACGACTCCGCGACGGCGTGCCCGACGTGGCGGTCATCGCCGGGCCGATCGAACGGGCGATCGACGCCGCGGAACTCGGCGGCTGGGGCCGGGAGTGGGGGCTGATCGTCAAACCGGGAAACCCGGACGAGATCGAGGGACTGTCCGACCTGATCGAACGCGATATCCGTTTCGTCAACCGGACCAACGACTCGGGCACCCGCACGAGTCTGGATCGCCTGCTGGCGGAGCGGTCGCACGACGAGGGGGTTGCGCGCAACGATCTCGAGGACGCGATCGACGGATACGGCGTCGGGCTCCGAGCCCACGAAAGTCCCGCCCGAACGGTCATCGCCAGCGACGCCGACGCCGGACTGGGGCTCGCAGAAACGGCCGACCGGCTCGACCTCGCGTTCGTTCCGCTTGGAACACACCGGGTGCGACTCCTCGCGAACCCGGATCGTCTCGAAAAGCCCGAGATGCGCGAACTCGAGGAGATGCTCGCCGCCGAAGCGTTCCCCCCTGGGACGGAATTTCAACGAGAGTGA
- a CDS encoding AAA family ATPase, with amino-acid sequence MNAAEAARTCDAVFGEIQTAVVGEHDRFETILTAVVGQGHVLLEDVPGTGKTLTARTLATALDLEFSRIQFTPDLLPADITGTHVYDEHAGRFEFEAGPIFANVVLADEINRAPPKTQAALLEAMGEKQVSTGGETRTLPEPFFVIATQNPVEQEGTFPLPEAQIDRFMIKTTMGYPDRDGELELLDRRASRRSRTPNVSPVIDRESVLSLQSVPESVAVEPEVREYLVDICRSTREDDRVDVGISPRGVQRLFEATRARAAIVGRDYVAPEDVHAIVHPVLDHRIVLTTESDVRGVDPTAVVETALNDVSVPSMSV; translated from the coding sequence ATGAACGCTGCCGAGGCCGCCCGGACGTGCGATGCCGTCTTCGGGGAGATTCAGACCGCCGTCGTCGGTGAACACGACCGCTTCGAGACGATCCTGACGGCCGTCGTCGGGCAGGGCCACGTCCTCCTCGAGGACGTGCCCGGAACCGGAAAGACCCTGACTGCGCGGACGCTCGCGACGGCGCTGGACCTCGAGTTCAGCCGGATTCAGTTCACGCCGGATCTGCTGCCGGCGGACATCACGGGAACGCACGTCTACGACGAACACGCGGGCCGATTCGAGTTCGAGGCCGGACCGATCTTCGCGAACGTCGTCCTCGCGGACGAGATCAACCGCGCGCCGCCGAAAACGCAGGCGGCGTTGCTCGAAGCGATGGGCGAAAAGCAGGTTTCGACCGGCGGCGAAACCCGAACGCTCCCGGAGCCGTTTTTCGTCATCGCGACGCAGAACCCGGTCGAACAGGAGGGAACGTTTCCGTTGCCCGAGGCACAGATCGACCGGTTCATGATAAAGACGACGATGGGGTATCCCGACCGCGACGGGGAACTCGAGCTACTCGATCGCCGCGCGAGTCGACGCTCGCGAACGCCGAACGTGTCCCCCGTCATCGACCGGGAGTCCGTTCTCTCGCTGCAGTCGGTTCCCGAGTCGGTCGCCGTCGAACCCGAGGTCCGGGAGTATCTCGTCGATATCTGTCGTTCGACCCGCGAGGACGACCGCGTCGACGTCGGTATCTCGCCGCGTGGCGTCCAGCGGCTGTTCGAAGCGACGCGAGCCCGCGCGGCGATCGTTGGACGGGACTACGTGGCACCGGAAGACGTCCACGCGATCGTTCACCCGGTGCTCGATCACCGGATCGTCCTGACGACCGAGTCGGACGTGCGTGGCGTCGATCCGACGGCGGTCGTCGAGACCGCACTGAACGACGTCTCGGTGCCGTCGATGAGCGTGTGA
- a CDS encoding helix-turn-helix domain-containing protein has product MSTIAELRFPVPDTTLETAFEYAPDATFELESSVSKTRPCLWVSGVDRDLAVASFDADPTVEACELVVETNSRLLFDVTFGDGAGIDQLCDPLLSDGGSLLEAWATDGWWQVRVRFPDRDALCNAYDRLVDRDINADLRRVTDVTDTAEPETRLTPQQREALEAALEYGYFEIPRRISMEELAAELGISHQALSERFRRAYETLVDEELQPVGERSAAE; this is encoded by the coding sequence ATGTCGACGATAGCCGAGCTCCGGTTTCCAGTACCGGATACGACACTCGAGACGGCCTTCGAGTACGCGCCCGACGCGACGTTCGAACTCGAGTCGTCGGTTTCGAAAACCCGGCCCTGTCTCTGGGTCTCCGGCGTCGATCGCGATCTGGCGGTGGCATCGTTCGACGCTGATCCGACCGTCGAGGCGTGCGAACTCGTCGTCGAAACGAACTCGAGACTGCTGTTCGACGTAACGTTCGGCGACGGCGCTGGAATCGACCAGCTCTGTGATCCGCTGCTCTCCGACGGCGGCTCGTTGCTCGAGGCGTGGGCGACCGACGGCTGGTGGCAGGTTCGAGTTCGGTTCCCCGATCGAGACGCACTTTGTAACGCCTACGACCGGCTCGTCGATCGCGATATCAACGCCGATCTTCGGCGCGTGACCGACGTGACCGACACGGCGGAGCCCGAGACGAGGCTGACGCCACAGCAACGCGAGGCGCTCGAGGCCGCCCTCGAGTACGGCTACTTCGAGATCCCCCGACGGATCTCGATGGAGGAGCTCGCGGCCGAACTCGGAATCTCTCACCAGGCACTCTCCGAGCGGTTCCGTCGAGCCTACGAGACGCTGGTCGACGAGGAACTCCAGCCCGTTGGCGAGCGATCGGCCGCCGAATGA
- a CDS encoding MBL fold metallo-hydrolase: protein MEVQFLGGAREIGRSAILVDDRLLLDFGMDSGNPPSFPIGDVDPEAVIVSHGHLDHVGSLPSLLSGDGRPPVHWTPPTRDLAMVLARDTLKLHGGTYDCPFTEAELARLTQVSETHGYREPFEAAGYEITFFDAGHVPGSAHVLIEDNGFSSGRPGADGGTRLLYTGDFHTGDQQLLAGTTARPNADVVICESTYADTARRPRAEIEAGFAESLRTTIWEGGTVVVPAFAIGRTQEVLCLCEEHDLECYVDGMGKRVTELFLRAENRAFLRDPDLLRRAKGNARFVDGRDGQRKRIAAQNTVVVTTSGMLHGGPAMTYVPEIRSHPVNKIAMTGYQVEGTPGRDLLETGSAEIDGRVMPVSAQVEQFDFSAHADRTGLRSFLESYRNDTVLVNHGDRCEAFAAELRADGFDASAPELGARLEVGSP, encoded by the coding sequence ATGGAGGTTCAGTTTCTCGGTGGAGCCCGCGAGATCGGTCGGAGTGCGATCCTCGTCGACGACCGGCTCCTGCTCGATTTCGGGATGGATTCGGGGAACCCCCCGTCGTTTCCGATCGGCGATGTCGATCCGGAGGCGGTCATCGTGAGCCACGGCCACCTCGACCACGTCGGATCGCTGCCCTCGTTGCTGTCGGGCGACGGCCGTCCTCCGGTTCACTGGACGCCGCCGACACGCGACCTCGCGATGGTCCTCGCCCGCGACACGCTGAAGCTCCACGGCGGAACCTACGACTGTCCGTTCACGGAGGCCGAACTCGCCCGGCTCACACAGGTTTCGGAGACCCACGGCTACCGCGAGCCGTTCGAGGCCGCGGGCTACGAGATTACCTTCTTCGATGCGGGCCACGTCCCCGGCAGCGCCCACGTTCTGATCGAGGATAACGGCTTCTCGAGCGGCCGACCCGGGGCCGACGGCGGGACGCGGCTGCTCTACACCGGCGACTTCCACACCGGCGACCAGCAACTGCTCGCCGGAACGACGGCGCGTCCGAACGCCGACGTCGTGATCTGTGAGAGTACGTACGCGGATACCGCCCGCCGACCGCGAGCGGAGATCGAAGCCGGGTTCGCAGAAAGCCTGCGGACGACGATCTGGGAGGGCGGCACCGTCGTCGTTCCCGCCTTCGCCATCGGGCGCACCCAGGAGGTGCTGTGTCTCTGCGAGGAACACGACCTCGAGTGTTACGTCGACGGAATGGGAAAACGCGTCACCGAACTGTTCTTGCGGGCGGAAAACCGCGCGTTCCTTCGCGACCCAGACCTCTTGCGGCGGGCGAAAGGGAACGCTCGCTTCGTCGACGGCCGGGACGGCCAACGCAAGCGAATCGCGGCCCAAAACACGGTCGTCGTCACCACGAGCGGGATGCTCCACGGCGGCCCCGCGATGACCTACGTCCCGGAGATCCGCTCGCATCCGGTGAACAAGATCGCAATGACGGGGTATCAGGTCGAGGGAACGCCCGGTCGGGACCTCCTCGAGACCGGTAGCGCGGAGATCGACGGACGGGTTATGCCCGTCAGCGCCCAGGTCGAACAGTTCGATTTCTCCGCGCACGCCGATCGAACCGGCCTGCGCTCGTTCCTCGAGTCCTACCGAAATGACACGGTGCTCGTCAATCACGGCGACCGGTGTGAGGCGTTCGCCGCGGAACTGCGAGCGGACGGGTTCGACGCGAGCGCGCCCGAACTGGGGGCGCGACTCGAGGTCGGTTCTCCGTGA
- a CDS encoding DUF7519 family protein, giving the protein MTTDRLRREGRALLSSTVQQVRTALARPTASDVATIGCTLAVAVVVGSALVGTALAVFATVAGLVAALATVLLASDRPIVRTVGGIVSVPTALLMVSPAVLAGALVVSGGVGLFAGLTVWALVVAGLASGLVSWHRLGHGGARRGATGTMLAAVGVGAVVVARILPESTARERAGTAAADTLDAIWNVLVVADGSWAVVWFAGLLFGAALSTSYCLAYVPLERVIPPDRRTAFSDAVATATRVCSYAIRLAIALALAAFVTPTVTERIEEVPLTPPAVVAELPHPIGIAIATLVTDSSIRLGLLSLFGLAVSLAALEWGRRTLRRDIAVVLARVSGPAIGGALVAVVLAFALSDAVLAVDPAAVLEGTAPPSVLELLASFPPFALAAAVLVLALFALSSVLSTVTMVRVFRLVPARAIGGALAAGSVFVLAVGLAVVDRIELGVVAAAFAFVIWDIGEYADGVRAELGRGAETVRAEMVHVGGTLLSGAVVAGGTIALYRWVSGAQISDPTNAAIALGTGLLAVVLVSWALRG; this is encoded by the coding sequence GTGACGACCGATCGGCTCAGACGGGAGGGCCGGGCTCTCCTCTCGTCGACGGTCCAACAGGTCCGCACGGCACTCGCCCGACCGACGGCGAGCGACGTCGCGACGATCGGCTGTACGCTCGCCGTCGCGGTCGTGGTGGGTTCGGCGCTGGTCGGCACCGCTCTCGCCGTCTTCGCGACCGTCGCAGGGCTGGTCGCCGCGCTCGCGACGGTGTTGCTCGCCAGCGATCGGCCGATCGTCCGGACGGTGGGCGGCATCGTCTCGGTTCCGACGGCGCTCCTGATGGTCTCGCCGGCCGTGCTGGCGGGTGCGCTCGTCGTCTCCGGCGGCGTTGGCCTCTTCGCCGGACTGACCGTGTGGGCGCTCGTCGTGGCCGGGCTCGCGTCGGGACTCGTCTCTTGGCACCGTCTCGGACACGGCGGTGCGCGACGGGGTGCGACCGGAACGATGCTCGCCGCCGTCGGCGTCGGAGCCGTCGTCGTCGCTCGGATACTCCCCGAATCGACCGCCCGCGAGCGCGCCGGTACCGCGGCGGCGGACACCTTGGATGCGATCTGGAACGTCCTCGTCGTTGCCGACGGATCGTGGGCGGTCGTCTGGTTCGCTGGTCTCCTGTTCGGTGCCGCGCTGTCGACGAGCTACTGTCTCGCGTACGTTCCACTCGAGCGCGTCATCCCGCCGGATCGTCGGACCGCGTTTTCCGACGCGGTCGCCACAGCCACGCGGGTGTGCTCGTACGCGATTCGGCTCGCGATAGCCCTTGCGCTCGCGGCGTTCGTCACCCCAACCGTGACGGAACGGATCGAGGAGGTTCCCCTGACGCCGCCCGCCGTTGTCGCTGAACTTCCCCATCCGATCGGAATCGCCATCGCGACCCTCGTGACGGACTCGTCGATCCGACTCGGGCTGCTCTCGCTGTTCGGGCTGGCCGTCTCACTCGCCGCTCTCGAGTGGGGTCGACGAACGCTCCGCCGCGATATCGCCGTCGTCCTCGCGCGAGTGTCCGGACCGGCGATCGGCGGGGCTCTCGTCGCAGTGGTCCTCGCGTTCGCGCTCTCGGACGCCGTTCTGGCCGTCGATCCGGCGGCGGTGCTCGAGGGAACGGCTCCACCGTCGGTTCTCGAGCTTCTGGCGTCGTTCCCACCGTTCGCACTGGCCGCGGCCGTTCTCGTCCTCGCACTGTTCGCCCTCTCGTCGGTGCTATCGACCGTGACGATGGTGCGGGTGTTCCGGCTGGTGCCCGCACGCGCGATCGGCGGTGCGCTCGCGGCCGGTTCCGTGTTCGTACTCGCCGTCGGTCTCGCGGTCGTCGATCGGATCGAACTCGGCGTCGTCGCCGCCGCCTTCGCGTTCGTGATCTGGGACATCGGAGAGTACGCCGACGGCGTCCGGGCGGAACTGGGCCGTGGTGCCGAGACCGTCCGCGCCGAGATGGTTCACGTCGGGGGAACGCTGCTCTCCGGTGCCGTCGTCGCCGGTGGAACCATCGCGCTCTATCGGTGGGTTTCGGGAGCGCAGATCTCCGACCCGACGAACGCCGCGATCGCCCTCGGAACGGGACTGCTCGCGGTCGTTCTCGTTTCCTGGGCACTCCGCGGCTGA